The genomic segment GCCGCGTGTTGAGCGCCGTCATGCGGAACTGACCGAGCGGCATGAGCTGGTCTTGAAAATCGAACACCCCGGCAATGTCGAACTGTTCCACCGGAGTCCGGTCGTCCAGCAGCATCAGCAGCTGGATCTTGGCATTGCGCAAAGCCACGATGGCGTTCTGCACATCGCTTTCGAACTGGGAGCGCTGCAGTTCGAGACGGTCAAGGTCGATTTGCGCAATATCGCCGGCGCGAAATCGCTCGCGGCTGACATTGAGGACGTTGTCATAGTAGGACAGATTGTCCGTGACCAGCTGATATACGGCCTTCGCCTGGAGCGTCTGGACAAAAGCATTCCGCAAATTGAACAGCAGGTTTCTTTCGAGATCGGCCTGCTGCGATTGCGCAACCTCTGTCCCCCTCCTGGCGCTGTCGAGGCGCAATTCACGCTTGTTCCTGCGCTCATGGAGGTAGCTCGCGGAAAAAGCCGAAAGCAAGTTCGCGAACGGCGTGAAGGGCCCGCCCGAAAAAAGCGTGACCTGATCGCCAAGGAGGGAGAAATCCGGATTGGGACGCAGGTAAGCTGTGACCTCGTCCGCCCTGGATTCATCGATGTTGAGCTGGCCGGCAAGCAGCGTCGGATTCGCCGCTTCCAGCTTGTCTTTAAGCTCTTGCCAGGTCCAGGTTTTCGCCTGCTGGGCGAGCGCGCATTCAGCAAGGCCGCAGACGATCAAGAGAGCTGCGGTCCAGTGCAATAGGAATCGCTTTGTCATCGTTTATACCTTTAACGTGTCGCCGTCGCGTGCAACGAGCGCATACAGGACGGGCGAAAGAAATATCGAGAGAAGCAGACGCGACGCCAGGCCGCCGACAATGACGATCGCGAACGGTCGCTGCGAATCACTGCCGATTCCGGTCGAAGTGGCCGCCGGCAGCAGACCGAAACAGGCAACCAACGCGGTCATCATGATCGGGCGCAGCCGCAGCAGCGCGGCCTGAAGGGTTGCTGTCGGGATGTCGAGACCTTCGAGGCGAAGCTTGTTGATGAACGAATACAGGATG from the Terriglobia bacterium genome contains:
- a CDS encoding TolC family protein; translated protein: MTKRFLLHWTAALLIVCGLAECALAQQAKTWTWQELKDKLEAANPTLLAGQLNIDESRADEVTAYLRPNPDFSLLGDQVTLFSGGPFTPFANLLSAFSASYLHERRNKRELRLDSARRGTEVAQSQQADLERNLLFNLRNAFVQTLQAKAVYQLVTDNLSYYDNVLNVSRERFRAGDIAQIDLDRLELQRSQFESDVQNAIVALRNAKIQLLMLLDDRTPVEQFDIAGVFDFQDQLMPLGQFRMTALNTRPDLKAAVQAVEKAKVDHDLAVANGSTDPTFGVDGGRNPPLDYIGFSVSIPLRIFDRNQGEKQRTQLDITRNQRLQAAALAQVYSDVDSAYSTLGGNLTLLRTYKNNYLERAVRVRDTISFAYQRGGASLLDFLQAQQDYRTVQLGYLNLVGSYMTAASQMNLAVGTEVLQ
- a CDS encoding efflux RND transporter permease subunit, encoding ILYSFINKLRLEGLDIPTATLQAALLRLRPIMMTALVACFGLLPAATSTGIGSDSQRPFAIVIVGGLASRLLLSIFLSPVLYALVARDGDTLKV